From one Electrophorus electricus isolate fEleEle1 chromosome 20, fEleEle1.pri, whole genome shotgun sequence genomic stretch:
- the LOC113583823 gene encoding LOW QUALITY PROTEIN: protein disulfide isomerase CRELD1 (The sequence of the model RefSeq protein was modified relative to this genomic sequence to represent the inferred CDS: substituted 1 base at 1 genomic stop codon) — MLYYQSLLLRAVLFLVLLGLTLGNNCSEHCKACGGPERNQCLQCVPGFILHDNVCVDIDECGTELDECPINTYCFNTHSSYECRRCDLACIGCMGSGPARCKKCAPGFRSVGLKCLDIDECGEEVLACSDINALCVNTKGSFHCKCAPGFTRNDAMCVRDQTPAGQVKSLFDDLQDEEWKSXKQMFFGVVLCALATLAAKGDIVFTSIFIGAVAAMAGYWASDKSDRLIQGFLKGR, encoded by the exons ATGCTGTACTATCAGTCATTGTTGCTACGTGCTGTGTTGTTCCTCGTCCTGCTTGGACTGACTCTCGGTAACAACTGCTCGGAGCATTGCAAAGCATGTGGTGGACCTGAAAGAAACCAGTGCCTGCAGTGTGTTCCTGGGTTCATTCTCCATGacaacgtgtgtgtgg ACATTGATGAGTGTGGCACGGAACTGGATGAATGTCCAATAAACACATACTGCTTTAACACGCACTCCTCTTAcgagtgtagaa GATGTGATCTTGCTTGTATAGGCTGTATGGGCAGTGGTCCTGCTCGCTGTAAGAAGTGTGCCCCGGGCTTCAGATCAGTGGGCTTAAAGTGTTTAG ACATTGATGAGTGTGGTGAGGAGGTGCTGGCCTGCTCCGACATTAATGCACTATGTGTGAACACGAAAGGATCGTTCCACTGCAAGTGCGCACCAGGGTTTACACGCAATGATGCCATGTGTGTGAGGGACCAGACACCTG caGGGCAAGTGAAGAGCCTGTTCGATGATCTCCAGGATGAGGAGTGGAAGTCCTGAAAACAGATGTTCTTTGGCGTGGTGCTATGTGCTCTGGCCACGCTAGCTGCGAAGGGAGACATTGTCTTCACTTCCATCTTCATAGGAGCTGTGGCTGCCATGGCAGGCTACTGGGCCTCGGACAAGAGCGACCGCCTGATCCAGGGCTTCCTGAAAGGTCGCTAG